In a single window of the Stigmatopora nigra isolate UIUO_SnigA chromosome 7, RoL_Snig_1.1, whole genome shotgun sequence genome:
- the LOC144198949 gene encoding integrin beta-1-like, which translates to MAVKMGFLLLLLLPFLSSSWAKKHKCLTASNCSQCITLDPQCVWCTGPHLKHRCNTLRGLKKSGCETRHMYNPQGSVHVIRNETKNPKQGLFLHPQEVSVHLRPAVRQSFALYYDTMARNPLTPEMDIDTNHLPAKVNITFSNIRHGNMLVEVNVDASHCYPTSENSTQNRTEPWLVHITPRGFTQSLKLEIMLDCECDCKGNREENSPTCGGQGALVCGSCECYQPYFGEHCQINPESGFDRDDKYCREGPNSPLCSNRGTCVDGYCECHLRENPNERYSGYFCECSNFDCPYHNNRICGGHGKCECGQCICDNDWTSEDCSCTFDTTSCMASNQQLCNNNGMCECGSCRCDPPYGGPTCESCPSCLSPCENYAECVDCLAFGTGPKKDRCEDECNHLILTKVANKEDMHALCKMKSHEDSCYFYFSITQTREGTYCKVAAVKECPQGK; encoded by the exons ATGGCTGTCAAGATGGGTTTTCTTCTCCTGTTGCTGTTGCCATTTCTGTCATCCAGCTGGGCTAAAAAACATAAGTGTCTGACTGCGTCTAACTGCAGCCAGTGCATCACGTTGGACCCACAGTGTGTGTGGTGCACTGGCCCTCATTTGAAACACCGATGTAACACCTTGCGTGGGCTAAAGAAGTCAGGCTGTGAAACACGTCACATGTATAACCCTCAAGGCAGTGTTCATGTCATCAGGAATGAGA CAAAGAACCCAAAACAGGGACTGTTCCTGCATCCCCAGGAAGTGAGCGTCCATTTGCGGCCTGCTGTAAGACAGTCATTTGCACTATACTACGACACCATGGCGAGAAACCCTCTTACTCCAGAGATGGATATTGACACCAACCACTTGCCGGCTAAAGTCAACATCACATTCAGCAACATTCGGCATGGCAACATGCTGGTAGAG GTGAACGTGGATGCTTCCCATTGTTACCCAACTAGTGAGAACTCAACTCAGAACCGGACAGAACCCTGGTTAGTCCACATTACACCCAGAGGATTTACACAAAGTCTCAAATTGGAAATAATGTTAGATT GTGAGTGTGACTGCAAAGGAAACCGTGAGGAAAACAGTCCAACTTGTGGAGGACAAGGAGCTCTGGTTTGCGGCTCTTGTGAATGCTACCAACCCTACTTTGGAGAACACTGCCAGATCAACCCAGAGTCAGGCTTTGATAGAGATGATAAATATTGCCGTGAGGGACCAAATTCTCCATTATGCAGCAATAGGGGGACGTGTGTTGATGGCTACTGCGAATGTCATCTTAGAGAAAATCCAAATGAACGATATAGCGGATATTTCTGCGAGTGTAGCAATTTTGATTGCCCCTACCACAACAACAG AATATGTGGTGGGCATGGCAAGTGCGAATGTGGACAGTGCATTTGCGACAATGACTGGACTAGTGAAGATTGCAGCTGCACCTTTGACACAACCTCATGCATGGCATCAAATCAGCAGCTATGTAACAATAATGGAATGTGTGAATGTGGGAGTTGTCGTTGTGATCCGCCTTATGGGGGCCCGACCTGTGAGAGTTGCCCTTCTTGTTTAAGCCCTTGTGAGAATTATGCAGAATGTGTGGACTGCCTGGCGTTTGGGACTGGACCCAAAAAAGACAG GTGTGAAGACGAATGCAACCACCTCATTTTGACAAAAGTGGCGAATAAAGAGGATATGCACGCACTCTGTAAAATGAAGAGCCACGAAGACTCTTGTTACTTCTATTTCAGCATTACCCAAACCCGCGAAGGGACATACTGCAAAGTGGCAGCTGTGAAAGAATGTCCACAGGGAAAATGA
- the mrs2 gene encoding magnesium transporter MRS2 homolog, mitochondrial → MYLPNRGPVHSKRLLRLVSALPWVGGNQTRGPFVGRAMFCCTRYTVPPPLHNSQGALRALCCNFVFHSRRRGPNCLKRNRNLLQNAAWPVTFVRSRMTETPLSTVPSPFVVMRFDQEGNVTSFEKKKTELCQELSLQARDLRFQHSSSLSTRNNCIILRMESLKAIVTPNCLLVLDFRGLGLERWLVLELAPQLASQTHSLPFEFRALEAILQHRVNNLQTRLNKVEPIILDILESLVDPKILSADRSKLHILLQNSKSLSELETDIKVFKDSLLKILDEDEIIEELCLTKWTDPRVFEESNLGIDHAEEMELLLDNYYMQAEELGNKARELKGLIDDSESVIFINLDSHRNVMMRLNLQLTMGTFSLSLFGLIGVAFGMNLESSFEEDPRVFWLVTGFMFLGSGLIWRRLLSFLGRHLEPALLPPIPPVWKRNLKPSDIKAGVR, encoded by the exons ATGTATCTGCCAAACAGAGGACCTGTGCATTCGAAACGCCTGTTAAGATTAGTTAGTGCTCTTCCATGGGTGggtgggaatcaaacccgcgGTCCTTTTGTTGGTCGTGCCATGTTTTGCTGCACAAGATACACAGTGCCACCACCACTGCACAACAGTCAAGGTGCTCTGAGGGCACTTTGCTGTAATTTCGTGTTTCATTCAAGAAGAAGAGGTCCAAATTGCTTGAAGAGAAACAGGAATCTGTTGCAAAATGCAGCATGGCCTG tgACCTTTGTACGCAGCAGAATGACCGAAACTCCCCTTTCCACTGTGCCATCACCTTTTGTCGTG ATGAGATTTGACCAAGAAGGAAATGTCACATCATTCG agaaaaagaaaacagagcTTTGCCAAGAGCTAAGTCTTCAGGCTAGGGATCTTCGCTTTCAACACAGTAGCAGCCTCAGCACCAGGAACAACTGCATTATCCTACGAATGGAG TCGCTGAAAGCAATTGTGACTCCCAATTGCCTTTTGGTGTTGGATTTCCGTGGTCTGGGATTAGAGCGCTGGCTGGTTCTGGAGCTTGCCCCGCAACTGGCTTCACAGACTCACTCCCTCCCTTTTGAGTTCAGGGCTCTGGAAGCCATATTGCAGCACAGG GTAAACAATCTTCAAACCCGATTGAACAAAGTTGAACCAATAATATTGGATATTTTGGAATCACTCGTGGATCCCAAAATCCTGTCTGCCGATAGAAGTAAACTACATATACTATTACAGAACAGTAAAAG TTTATCAGAGTTGGAAACGGACATTAAGGTTTTTAAGGATTCCCTGCTGAAGATTTTGGATGAGGATGAAATTATTGAAGAACTTTGTCTCACAAAGTGGACAGACCCAAGAGTTTT TGAAGAGAGCAATTTAGGGATTGATCATGCAGAGGAGATGGAACTTTTATTGGATAATTACTACATGCAG GCTGAAGAGTTGGGCAACAAAGCCAGGGAACTGAAAGGCCTGATTGATGACTCGGAGAGTGTGATCTTTATTAATCTGGACAG CCATCGAAATGTGATGATGCGTTTGAACCTGCAACTGACCATGGGTACATTCTCACTTTCCTTGTTCGGTCTGATTGGGGTTGCTTTCGGCATGAATTTGGAATCGTCTTTCGAAGAG GATCCTCGCGTTTTCTGGCTTGTTACAGGATTCATGTTCCTTGGAAGTGGCTTGATTTGGAGACGCCTGCTGTCTTTTTTGGGACGACATTTAGAGCCGGCATTACTTCCACCA ATCCCTCCTGTTTGGAAGAGAAATCTGAAACCATCTGACATAAAAGCTGGGGTGAGATGA
- the LOC144198948 gene encoding lipid scramblase CLPTM1L-like yields MFPSCCTKPADSGGRRSSMAKLLLGVFVVYMAHTAWLLYGFLNTKPCEDDQGMGCIASYLSAKPRLQLSLFTCLLPDNSQLNLALRIDLFDPQSAFERQVNIPLPEETRANGSLYAVVYVHKSGISPLDDSREVHHAALLTTHISPAKAEGHRDPQKGSKLQQAVAHWRPRLSVTMMSEDFPFTKGGMPSDMRRYVRISQEGRRILYLPLLLIDELSFRVKDLMEINRSTTHLPLTVSYEGISLTRFRFWVHLQDVVYSLRQFGFSEEYIDEIKGTLVGSNLYLLVLTAFITALQLICEFLALKNDVGSWRKKKSMAGMSRKSVLWRSFGTLLIFLRLLEETSLLVLLPVGVAACVEVWKVFKVFRINVQWGRLWVNKMDEEEKRTVEFDKQASTYLSYLIYPLCVSGAIFSLAYLKKKCYFSWMINSLVTGVYAFGFLSMVPQLFINHKLRSVSHLQGAVLMYRGVNTLVTDMCSCVATLSSSDAFLSSYQLSCFRDEIFFFIYLYQRRCFIPKAKRSECGSHSKKVKTQ; encoded by the exons ATGTTCCCATCGTGCTGCACCAAGCCTGCGGACAGCGGGGGGAGGAGGAGCTCCATGGCCAAGCTCCTTCTGGGGGTGTTTGTGGTGTACATGGCCCACACCGCATGGTTACTATACGGATTCCTCAATACCAAACCCTGTGAAGATGACCAAGGGATGGGTTGCATCGCTTCATATCTGTCGGCCAAACCCAGACTGCAG TTGAGTTTGTTCACCTGCCTCCTTCCAGACAACAGTCAGCTTAACCTGGCTCTAAGAATTGATTTGTTCGACCCTCAGTCTGCATTTGAGAG GCAGGTGAACATTCCCTTGCCAGAAGAGACTCGAGCCAATGGCAGCTTGTATGCGGTGGTGTATGTTCACAAGTCTGGCATTTCCCCTTTGGATGACAGCCGAGAAGTCCACCACGCTGCTCTGCTTACAACCCACATCAGCCCTGCAAAAGCAGAAGGGCACAGAGACCCACAGAAG GGCTCCAAATTACAGCAGGCGGTAGCCCACTGGAGACCCCGCCTGTCTGTCACAATGATGTCAGAGGACTTCCCATTCACCAAAGGAGGAATGCCAAGTGATATGCGCCGCTACGTTAGAAT CTCACAGGAAGGAAGACGGATTCTCTACCTTCCTCTACTGCTGATTGACGAGCTCAGCTTCAGAGTCAAAGATCTCATG gaGATCAATAGAAGCACTACCCATCTTCCCCTCACTGTGTCCTATGAGGGCATTTCTCTGACACGGTTCCGATTCTGGGTTCATCTCCAGGATGTGGTTTACTCCCTTCGGCAGTTTG GGTTCTCAGAAGAGTACATTGATGAGATTAAAGGGACCCTGGTGGGTTCTAATCTGTACCTTCTTGTCCTCACTGCCTTCATCACAGCTTTGCAA CTCATCTGTGAATTTCTGGCTCTGAAAAATGACGTCGGCTCTTGGAGGAAAAAGAAGAGCATGGCTGGAATGTCCAGGAAATCCG ttttgtggCGAAGTTTTGGTACTTTGCTGATTTTCCTGCGCCTGCTTGAGGAGACCAGCCTGTTGGTGCTACTTCCAGTTGGGGTGGCAGCATGTGTGGAG GTATGGAAGGTGTTTAAAGTATTTCGGATCAACGTGCAGTGGGGACGACTCTGG GTAAACAAGATGGATGAAGAAGAAAAGCGTACAGTGGAGTTTGACAAACAG GCGTCCACATACTTGTCCTACTTGATCTATCCCCTGTGCGTCAGTGGGGCTATTTTCTCCCTGGCCtacttaaagaaaaaatg TTATTTCTCCTGGATGATCAACAGCCTGGTGACAG GAGTGTACGCATTTGGTTTCCTATCTATGGTTCCTCAGTTATTTATTAACCACAAG CTGAGGTCTGTGAGCCATCTGCAGGGGGCAGTGTTGATGTATAGA GGAGTCAACACTCTGGTGACAGACATGTGCTCCTGCGTTGCCACCCTCTCCTCCTCTGATGCCTTCTTGTCTTCTTACCAACTCTCCTGTTTCAGAGATGAGATCTTTTTCTTTATCTACCTCTATCAGAGAAG GTGTTTCATTCCAAAAGCCAAAAGGTCAGAGTGTGGATCACACAGCAAGAAAGTCAAGACTCAGTGA